In Primulina eburnea isolate SZY01 chromosome 3, ASM2296580v1, whole genome shotgun sequence, one DNA window encodes the following:
- the LOC140826259 gene encoding LOW QUALITY PROTEIN: WEB family protein At2g38370-like (The sequence of the model RefSeq protein was modified relative to this genomic sequence to represent the inferred CDS: deleted 1 base in 1 codon), giving the protein MAAEASKILGLGPVNLLNSEGEPGSERVEIDTSAPFESVKEAANRFGGMGFWKPSSRVHASQQVDEKFNIAKAEKQAELMERDLIIKERETLDVLKELETTRIIVEELKFKLQKEASETNALAKENSRNHNNVRSVAEEAENENHESKMNVSDAPGIILLELEQAKMNLARTTTDLVDIRATVNLYNKKIERERMLLEKTRQRLSSNTSKISPLEEELDQTKQALELTKHTELQGSSPNHLDIVTRELQKLGSETEQFKEVGRAARSEVLRALSQIEQTRSGIKTAEIRLVAAKKMKKAAKASEAVALAEIKALSNGENKSNASEHKCESVTLTLEEYSSLISRAIEANEAYKDRAVLDANLSKTDILNRVENVTEELKISKKTLEEALSRVEAANEGKLAVEEALRKWRCEHSKKQRSVHNSTKFKNSHRFLHRKESHMLDENGMNHGNDELKPVLKPSLSIGQILSRKLLQTKEYENGTEGEKSLRKRQVSLRHFLSKHNANPHSPVKKDSKENLEFPSPKNKFSFARITILVKKQMKNKKKKPSSINLNVSQLER; this is encoded by the exons ATGGCTGCTGAAGCTTCCAAAATCCTTGGCCTCGGGCCCGTTAATTTGCTCAACTCAGAGGGTGAACCCGGCTCGGAGAGGGTTGAGATCGACACATCAGCGCCATTTGAGTCGGTTAAGGAGGCTGCCAACCGGTTCGGTGGAATGGGTTTCTGGAAACCAAGCTCCCGTGTACATGCCTCTCAG CAGGTTGACGAGAAGTTTAATATTGCCAAAGCAGAGAAACAGGCGGAACTGATGGAAAGGGATCTAATTATCAAGGAAAGGGAAACACTGGATGTTTTAAAAGAACTGGAAACCACTAGAATAATTGTTGAAGAACTGAAGTTCAAGCTGCAGAAAGAAGCATCCGAAACTAATGCATTGGCCAAAGAAAACTCCAGGAATCATAACAATGTGCGTTCTGTTGCTGAAGAAGCAGAAAATGAAAACCATGAAAGCAAGATGAATGTCTCTGATGCTCCTGGAATCATCCTACTTGAGCTGGAACAGGCTAAGATGAACTTAGCAAGGACTACTACTGATCTTGTAGATATTCGAGCTACAGTCAACCTGTATaacaagaaaattgagagagaaAGAATGTTGCTCGAGAAAACCCGACAAAGGTTGTCTTCTAATACCTCAAAAATTTCGCCTCTTGAGGAGGAGTTAGACCAGACAAAACAGGCCCTAGAGTTAACCAAACATACTGAACTCCAAGGTAGTTCTCCTAATCACTTGGACATTGTCACGAGAGAGCTCCAGAAACTAGGTTCTGAGACAGAACAATTTAAGGAAGTTGGGAGAGCAGCAAGATCAGAAGTTTTGAGGGCATTGTCACAGATTGAACAGACAAGGAGTGGGATCAAGACGGCGGAGATAAGGTTGGTTGCGGCTAAAAAGATGAAGAAAGCAGCCAAGGCTTCTGAAGCTGTCGCCCTTGCAGAAATCAAAGCGTTATCTAATGGTGAAAATAAGTCCAATGCTTCAGAGCATAAATGCGAAAGTGTGACTCTTACTTTGGAGGAATACTCATCCTTAATCTCCAGAGCTATAGAAGCAAACGAAGCTTATAAGGATAGAGCAGTACTGGATGCTAATTTATCAAAGACAGATATCTTAAACAGGGTTGAAAACGTAACTGAAGAACTCAAAATTAGCAAAAAGACATTGGAAGAGGCATTGAGTAGAGTGGAAGCCGCAAACGAAGGTAAACTGGCGGTTGAAGAGGCGCTGCGTAAGTGGAGATGTGAGCACAGTAAGAAACAGCGGTCCGTGCACAACTCTACTAAATTTAAAAACTCTCATCGATTCCTCCACCGAAAGGAATCTCATATGCTCGATGAAAATGGTATGAATCATGGGAATGACGAGTTAAAACCTGTGTTGAAGCCAAGTCTATCGATTGGGCAAATATTGAGCAGGAAACTGCTCCAAACCAAGGAGTACGAGAATGGGACAGAAGGAGAGAAGAGTCTCAGGAAGCGCCAAGTGTCACTCAGACACTTTCTTAGCAAACATAATGCTAATCCACATTCTCCTGTCAAGAAAGATAGTAAA GAGAATCTCGAATTTCCTTCACCGAAAAACAAGTTCAGTTTTGCTCGAATCACAATCCTGGTGAAAAAGCAAATGAAGAATAAAAAGAAGAAACCATCCTCAATCAATTTGAATGTTTCTCAGCTAGAAAGATGA
- the LOC140826260 gene encoding CBL-interacting serine/threonine-protein kinase 14-like: MVEGISIQQDTAGEEISINLFKKYELGKLLGCGAFAKVYHGRDLRTGQSVAIKAISKQRVMRKNLMAHIKREISIMHKLDNSHIVRLLEVLATKTKIYFVMEFAKGGELFTKVANGRFSEDLSRKYFQQLISAVRYCHSRGVYHRDLKPENLLLDDNWELKITDFGLSAVTDQVRPDGLLHTLCGTPAYVAPEILAKHGYDGAKIDVWSCGVILFVLNAGYLPFNDTNIMAMYRKIYKGDFRCPKWTSPELKRFLSRILDPNPSTRITVDEILLDPWFQKGDKQIKPPVVTETFEFKEPREEARFLNAFDLISYSSGTVLSGLFSGIGDPISSEMFVSAETPERIILRISELADEEGMCVVKNGTVLKLQGKNNGCCELTVGVNRLTAELVVVDITSGGFEGDVWNERLKPRLTDLVLQSEEHISGE, from the coding sequence ATGGTGGAAGGAATTTCAATTCAACAGGACACCGCCGGAGAGGAGATTAGCATCAATCTCTTCAAGAAATACGAACTCGGCAAACTCCTTGGCTGCGGGGCCTTCGCCAAAGTCTATCACGGCCGAGACCTGCGCACCGGCCAGAGCGTGGCCATCAAAGCTATCAGCAAACAACGCGTCATGAGGAAAAACCTCATGGCGCACATTAAGCGGGAGATTTCTATCATGCACAAGCTGGACAATAGCCACATCGTGCGCCTCCTCGAGGTACTCGCCACAAAGACCAAGATCTACTTCGTCATGGAATTCGCCAAAGGAGGCGAGCTGTTTACCAAGGTTGCAAATGGCAGATTCAGCGAGGATCTTAGCCGCAAATATTTCCAGCAGTTGATCTCCGCTGTCCGTTACTGCCACTCGCGGGGAGTTTATCACCGAGATTTAAAGCCCGAGAATCTATTGCTGGACGACAATTGGGAGTTGAAGATAACTGATTTCGGGCTCAGCGCCGTTACCGATCAGGTTCGGCCCGACGGTTTGCTCCACACGTTATGCGGGACCCCGGCGTACGTTGCACCTGAGATCCTCGCGAAACATGGCTACGATGGTGCGAAGATTGATGTGTGGTCCTGCGGAGTTATTCTGTTCGTGTTGAATGCTGGTTACTTGCCTTTCAACGACACCAATATAATGGCCATGTATAGAAAGATCTACAAGGGCGATTTCCGTTGTCCAAAATGGACCTCACCCGAGCTGAAGCGGTTCTTGTCCCGTATCCTCGACCCCAACCCCAGCACCAGAATCACGGTAGACGAGATATTGCTGGATCCTTGGTTTCAAAAGGGGGACAAGCAGATTAAACCTCCGGTAGTTACAGAGACGTTCGAGTTCAAGGAACCTCGAGAAGAAGCTCGCTTCTTGAACGCCTTCGATTTAATCTCCTACTCCTCCGGTACTGTTCTATCTGGCTTGTTCAGTGGTATCGGGGATCCCATTAGTTCAGAGATGTTTGTGTCGGCCGAAACACCGGAGAGGATTATCCTGAGAATCTCGGAGTTGGCGGACGAGGAGGGGATGTGTGTGGTGAAGAATGGGACGGTGTTGAAGCTGCAGGGGAAGAATAATGGTTGTTGTGAATTAACGGTGGGGGTGAACCGGTTGACGGCGGAGCTGGTGGTGGTAGATATCACGAGTGGTGGCTTTGAAGGGGATGTTTGGAACGAGAGATTGAAGCCACGGCTGACTGATTTAGTCCTTCAATCGGAAGAGCATATCTCCGGCGAGTAG